In Erpetoichthys calabaricus chromosome 2, fErpCal1.3, whole genome shotgun sequence, a genomic segment contains:
- the LOC114645370 gene encoding extracellular calcium-sensing receptor-like isoform X1 — protein sequence MKLHWQLLMSIGLVYTTAQKLPPCSILDVFEMNSLYKKGDIVLGGIFEISVKIISPDLSFRVKPEQWKCDGFDVAIFQRAQAMVFAIEEINRNETLLPNITLGYRLYDNCQKIPTALRAATALFAGLDDVKEEFDCYGSPPVLAIIGDPASTHSIAISRIVSLFRIPMVSYYATCSCLSNKQEFPSFFRTIPSDTFQIKAMIRILKHYKWTWVGALAGDDDYGQNAVKLFIEEVKTFGCISFTETIPKVITQSRLLQIVDRIKRSTAKVIVVLSSRVDFTPVAIEVVRQNITGRQWIASEAWATSVALATKENFACLGGTIGVAIRRGEIPGFQNFLLQVHPDVNPNTRLLVQFWETMFGCSFQGGTHGQNVSVDHLICTGYENISSTKTGYSDVSQLRGSYNIYKAVYALAHALHNLMSCESGKGPFENHTCPNITSVQPWQLFHYLKKVNFSNHLGERIMFDENGDPPAIYDIMSWQKDEHGEVRVKTVGLFDESAGAGNDLMLKEDELFWNFDFGMVPESVCSKSCRPGSRKATRKREPVCCFDCVPCADGEISSGINSIECVKCPADFWSNPSRTQCLPKEIEFLSYGDPMGITLTTVSLFGVCLSICVLVVFIIYRNTPVVKANNSELSFLLLVSLTFCFLCALCFIGQPTDLTCILRHIVFGISFVLCVSCILVKTIVVIVAFKATLPGNNMMKWFGVSQQRGTIFLFTLIQSIICIIWLSTAPPSPVKNTKYQNEKIIFECDNGSIVGFSSVLGYIGLLACTCFAIAFLSRNLPDTFNEAKFITFSMLLFCAVWISFIPAYISSPGKYTVAVEVFAILASSFGLLLAIFSPKCFIILLKPELNNKKSILGKVNPK from the exons ATGAAATTGCATTGGCAGCTTTTAATGTCTATAGGTTTAGTTTATACAACAGCACAAAAACTGCCACCATGTTCAATTCTAGATGTTTTTGAAATGAATAGCCTGTATAAAAAAGGAGACATTGTCTTAGGAGGCATATTTGAAATAAGTGTAAAAATAATCTCACCGGATTTGTCTTTCAGAGTAAAACCTGAGCAATGGAAGTGTGATGG ATTTGATGTTGCCATATTTCAGAGAGCACAAGCAATGGTTTTTGCTATTgaggaaataaacagaaatgaaactctTCTGCCTAATATTACTTTAGGATACAGACTGTATGATAACTGTCAAAAGATACCAACAGCTCTTAGAGCTGCCACTGCTCTTTTTGCTGGATTGGATGATGTAAAGGAAGAATTTGACTGCTATGGATCTCCTCCTGTTCTTGCAATTATTGGAGACCCTGCATCAACACATTCTATTGCAATATCACGGATAGTCAGTTTGTTTCGGATTCCTATG GTCAGTTATTATGCAACATGTTCCTGCTTAAGCAACAAACAAGAGTTTCCATCATTCTTTAGAACTATTCCAAGTGATACCTTTCAGATCAAAGCTATGATTCGAATTCTTAAACATTACAAGTGGACCTGGGTAGGGGCTTTAGCAGGCGATGATGATTATGGGCAGAATGCAGTGAAATTGTTTATTGAAGAAGTCAAAACATTTGGATGCATTTCTTTCACAGAAACCATTCCCAAAGTAATAACACAGTCAAGGCTGCTTCAAATAGTAGACAGAATAAAACGATCAACTGCAAAAGTGATTGTTGTTTTATCATCTAGAGTTGATTTTACTCCTGTGGCAATTGAAGTGGTTAGACAAAACATCACTGGGAGGCAATGGATTGCAAGTGAGGCATGGGCTACCTCTGTGGCCCTGGCCACTAAAGAAAACTTTGCTTGTTTAGGGGGGACTATTGGAGTTGCAATACGTCGAGGAGAAATCCCAGGATTCCAAAACTTTCTTCTTCAGGTGCATCCTGATGTTAATCCAAACACAAGGCTGCTAGTTCAATTCTGGGAAACAATGTTTGGATGCAGTTTTCAAGGAGGCACACACGGGCAAAATGTATCTGTTGACCACTTGATATGTACAGGATATGAGAACATCAGCAGCACTAAAACTGGATACAGTGATGTATCACAATTAAGAGGTTCCTATAACATTTACAAGGCAGTGTATGCATTGGCACATGCACTTCATAATTTAATGTCTTGTGAAAGTGGAAAAGGACCCTTTGAAAACCATACATGTCCAAATATTACAAGTGTACAGCCCTGGCAg CTTTTCCATTATTTAAAGAAAGTTAACTTCAGTAATCATTTGGGAGAAAGAATAATGTTTGATGAAAATGGAGATCCTCCTGCAATCTATGACATTATGAGCTGGCAAAAGGATGAACACGGCGAAGTCAGAGTGAAAACCGTTGGTCTTTTTGATGAATCAGCTGGTGCAGGGAATGACCTCATGCTGAAAGAGGATGAACTATTTTGGAACTTTGATTTTGGGATG GTACCAGAGTCTGTGTGCAGCAAAAGCTGTCGACCTGGCTCAAGAAAAGCTACAAGAAAAAGAGAACCTGTTTGCTGCTTTGACTGTGTACCTTGTGCTGACGGAGAGATTAGCAGTGGCATTA ATTCCATTGAATGTGTCAAGTGTCCAGCAGATTTCTGGTCAAATCCAAGCAGAACACAGTGCTTGCCAAAAGAGATTGAGTTCCTCTCTTATGGAGATCCAATGGGAATTACCTTAACAACAGTTTCATTATTTGGAGTTTGCTTATCAATCTGTGTTTTAGTGGTTTTCATCATATACAGGAACACTCCTGTAGTAAAAGCCAACAATTCTGAACTAAGTTTCCTTTTGCTGGTATCCTTAACATTTTGCTTTCTTTGTGCCTTATGTTTTATTGGACAGCCCACTGATTTAACTTGCATACTGAGGCACATAGTGTTTGGAATCagctttgttttgtgtgtttcttgCATTCTTGTAAAAACAATTGTGGTCATAGTGGCTTTTAAGGCCACCTTGCCGGGAAACAACATGATGAAATGGTTTGGTGTTTCTCAGCAGAGAGGCACCATATTTCTGTTCACACTAATTCAGTCTATAATATGTATCATATGGCTGTCCACTGCACCTCCAAGTCcagtgaaaaatacaaaatatcaaaatgaaaaaattatatttgaatgtGATAATGGCTCTATAGTAGGGTTTAGCTCTGTATTGGGCTACATTGGGCTATTAGCATGTACTTGTTTTGCAATAGCGTTCCTTTCAAGAAATTTGCCAGACACTTTTAATGAAGCCAAGTTCATAACGTTTAGCATGCTACTCTTTTGTGCAGTTTGGATAAGTTTTATCCCTGCTTACATCAGTTCTCCAGGAAAGTATACAGTAGCTGTTGAGGTATTTGCTATCTTGGCCTCAAGCTTTGGTCTACTTCTAGCTATTTTTAgtccaaaatgttttattattttactgaagccagagttaaataataaaaagtcaataCTGGGAAAAGTAAACCCTAAATAA
- the LOC114645370 gene encoding extracellular calcium-sensing receptor-like isoform X2 — protein sequence MKLHWQLLMSIGLVYTTAQKLPPCSILDVFEMNSLYKKGDIVLGGIFEISVKIISPDLSFRVKPEQWKCDGFDVAIFQRAQAMVFAIEEINRNETLLPNITLGYRLYDNCQKIPTALRAATALFAGLDDVKEEFDCYGSPPVLAIIGDPASTHSIAISRIVSLFRIPMVSYYATCSCLSNKQEFPSFFRTIPSDTFQIKAMIRILKHYKWTWVGALAGDDDYGQNAVKLFIEEVKTFGCISFTETIPKVITQSRLLQIVDRIKRSTAKVIVVLSSRVDFTPVAIEVVRQNITGRQWIASEAWATSVALATKENFACLGGTIGVAIRRGEIPGFQNFLLQVHPDVNPNTRLLVQFWETMFGCSFQGGTHGQNVSVDHLICTGYENISSTKTGYSDVSQLRGSYNIYKAVYALAHALHNLMSCESGKGPFENHTCPNITSVQPWQVPESVCSKSCRPGSRKATRKREPVCCFDCVPCADGEISSGINSIECVKCPADFWSNPSRTQCLPKEIEFLSYGDPMGITLTTVSLFGVCLSICVLVVFIIYRNTPVVKANNSELSFLLLVSLTFCFLCALCFIGQPTDLTCILRHIVFGISFVLCVSCILVKTIVVIVAFKATLPGNNMMKWFGVSQQRGTIFLFTLIQSIICIIWLSTAPPSPVKNTKYQNEKIIFECDNGSIVGFSSVLGYIGLLACTCFAIAFLSRNLPDTFNEAKFITFSMLLFCAVWISFIPAYISSPGKYTVAVEVFAILASSFGLLLAIFSPKCFIILLKPELNNKKSILGKVNPK from the exons ATGAAATTGCATTGGCAGCTTTTAATGTCTATAGGTTTAGTTTATACAACAGCACAAAAACTGCCACCATGTTCAATTCTAGATGTTTTTGAAATGAATAGCCTGTATAAAAAAGGAGACATTGTCTTAGGAGGCATATTTGAAATAAGTGTAAAAATAATCTCACCGGATTTGTCTTTCAGAGTAAAACCTGAGCAATGGAAGTGTGATGG ATTTGATGTTGCCATATTTCAGAGAGCACAAGCAATGGTTTTTGCTATTgaggaaataaacagaaatgaaactctTCTGCCTAATATTACTTTAGGATACAGACTGTATGATAACTGTCAAAAGATACCAACAGCTCTTAGAGCTGCCACTGCTCTTTTTGCTGGATTGGATGATGTAAAGGAAGAATTTGACTGCTATGGATCTCCTCCTGTTCTTGCAATTATTGGAGACCCTGCATCAACACATTCTATTGCAATATCACGGATAGTCAGTTTGTTTCGGATTCCTATG GTCAGTTATTATGCAACATGTTCCTGCTTAAGCAACAAACAAGAGTTTCCATCATTCTTTAGAACTATTCCAAGTGATACCTTTCAGATCAAAGCTATGATTCGAATTCTTAAACATTACAAGTGGACCTGGGTAGGGGCTTTAGCAGGCGATGATGATTATGGGCAGAATGCAGTGAAATTGTTTATTGAAGAAGTCAAAACATTTGGATGCATTTCTTTCACAGAAACCATTCCCAAAGTAATAACACAGTCAAGGCTGCTTCAAATAGTAGACAGAATAAAACGATCAACTGCAAAAGTGATTGTTGTTTTATCATCTAGAGTTGATTTTACTCCTGTGGCAATTGAAGTGGTTAGACAAAACATCACTGGGAGGCAATGGATTGCAAGTGAGGCATGGGCTACCTCTGTGGCCCTGGCCACTAAAGAAAACTTTGCTTGTTTAGGGGGGACTATTGGAGTTGCAATACGTCGAGGAGAAATCCCAGGATTCCAAAACTTTCTTCTTCAGGTGCATCCTGATGTTAATCCAAACACAAGGCTGCTAGTTCAATTCTGGGAAACAATGTTTGGATGCAGTTTTCAAGGAGGCACACACGGGCAAAATGTATCTGTTGACCACTTGATATGTACAGGATATGAGAACATCAGCAGCACTAAAACTGGATACAGTGATGTATCACAATTAAGAGGTTCCTATAACATTTACAAGGCAGTGTATGCATTGGCACATGCACTTCATAATTTAATGTCTTGTGAAAGTGGAAAAGGACCCTTTGAAAACCATACATGTCCAAATATTACAAGTGTACAGCCCTGGCAg GTACCAGAGTCTGTGTGCAGCAAAAGCTGTCGACCTGGCTCAAGAAAAGCTACAAGAAAAAGAGAACCTGTTTGCTGCTTTGACTGTGTACCTTGTGCTGACGGAGAGATTAGCAGTGGCATTA ATTCCATTGAATGTGTCAAGTGTCCAGCAGATTTCTGGTCAAATCCAAGCAGAACACAGTGCTTGCCAAAAGAGATTGAGTTCCTCTCTTATGGAGATCCAATGGGAATTACCTTAACAACAGTTTCATTATTTGGAGTTTGCTTATCAATCTGTGTTTTAGTGGTTTTCATCATATACAGGAACACTCCTGTAGTAAAAGCCAACAATTCTGAACTAAGTTTCCTTTTGCTGGTATCCTTAACATTTTGCTTTCTTTGTGCCTTATGTTTTATTGGACAGCCCACTGATTTAACTTGCATACTGAGGCACATAGTGTTTGGAATCagctttgttttgtgtgtttcttgCATTCTTGTAAAAACAATTGTGGTCATAGTGGCTTTTAAGGCCACCTTGCCGGGAAACAACATGATGAAATGGTTTGGTGTTTCTCAGCAGAGAGGCACCATATTTCTGTTCACACTAATTCAGTCTATAATATGTATCATATGGCTGTCCACTGCACCTCCAAGTCcagtgaaaaatacaaaatatcaaaatgaaaaaattatatttgaatgtGATAATGGCTCTATAGTAGGGTTTAGCTCTGTATTGGGCTACATTGGGCTATTAGCATGTACTTGTTTTGCAATAGCGTTCCTTTCAAGAAATTTGCCAGACACTTTTAATGAAGCCAAGTTCATAACGTTTAGCATGCTACTCTTTTGTGCAGTTTGGATAAGTTTTATCCCTGCTTACATCAGTTCTCCAGGAAAGTATACAGTAGCTGTTGAGGTATTTGCTATCTTGGCCTCAAGCTTTGGTCTACTTCTAGCTATTTTTAgtccaaaatgttttattattttactgaagccagagttaaataataaaaagtcaataCTGGGAAAAGTAAACCCTAAATAA
- the LOC114643052 gene encoding extracellular calcium-sensing receptor-like, translated as MLGGIFEVSYKNIPPDFSFTSKPGVWKCDSLDFEVFQWAHTMMFAIEEINKDQSLLPNITLGYWIYDNCIHLQVALRAAIALIGGLDDNVMDYNCKGLPPVVAVVGDPRSSYSIAIERILGLFRMPLISYYATCSCLSNKIDYPSFFRTVPSDAFQVQAMVQIIKHFGWTWVGVIGTDDEYGQSAVKSFHEEMSSFGCIAFTETFPKAQERERYLQIVNTIKKSTAKVIVVFSPRADLLVLSAEIIRQNVTGRQWIASEAWSTSNILATNENFPSFGGTIGIAIRRGEIPELENFLLQIQPSFDPNNNLLPRFWETMFGCKFQDISKQNDSALPVTKVCTGYEDINSTRTAYTDVSESRATYNVYKAVYALAHALHQLMLCENGKGPFENNTCADIKSLQPWQLMHYLKKVNFTNRLGERVVFDENGDALAIYDVVNWQRAGDGSVTIKTIGVYDKAASKGQEVFLSEKDIFWNFDSGKVPKSVCSKSCQPGTRKATRKGQPVCCFDCLPCADGEISKETDSIECFQCPSDFWSNPSRTQCILKEIEFLSYEDAMGITLTTTAIFGSCLSVSVLIVFIYYRNTPVVKANNSELSFLLLLSLTLCFLCSLCFIGEPSNATCMLRHVVFGISFVLSISCILVKTIVVIMAFKATLPGNNMMKWFGATQQRGTVFMFTFIQSLICAVWLTSAPPFSSKNIKHQNSKIIFECDVGSFIGFSCLLGYIGLLAGISFVLAFLARNLPDTFNEAKFITFSMLIFCAVWITFIPAYISSPGKYTVAVEIFAILASSFGLLGAIFAPKCYIILLKPEKNTKKALMGR; from the exons ATGTTAGGTGGTATTTTTGAAGTGAGCTATAAAAATATACCACCTGATTTTTCCTTTACCTCTAAGCCCGGGGTATGGAAGTGTGATAG CCTAGATTTTGAAGTATTTCAGTGGGCACATACAATGATGTTTGCCATTGAAGAAATAAACAAGGACCAGAGCCTTCTTCCCAATATAACACTGGGGTACTGGATATATGACAATTGCATACACCTTCAGGTTGCCCTCAGAGCTGCAATAGCACTAATCGGAGGCCTGGATGACAATGTAATGGACTACAACTGTAAAGGGTTGCCCCCAGTTGTTGCAGTTGTTGGAGACCCTCGATCATCATATTCTATTGCAATAGAAAGGATTCTGGGTCTCTTCAGAATGCCTCTG ATCAGCTATTATGCCACTTGCTCTTGTTTAAGTAACAAGATAGACTATCCATCCTTTTTTAGGACGGTTCCCAGTGATGCCTTCCAAGTTCAAGCTATGGTACAAATTATTAAGCATTTTGGATGGACTTGGGTGGGTGTTATAGGGACCGATGATGAATATGGGCAATCTGCAGTAAAGAGTTTCCATGAAGAAATGAGCTCATTTGGTTGCATTGCCTTTACAGAAACGTTTCCCAAAGCTCAAGAAAGGGAAAGGTATCTTCAGATAGTCAATACGATAAAGAAATCAACCGCAAAAGTCATTGTTGTTTTTTCTCCAAGAGCGGACTTATTAGTCTTGTCTGCAGAGATCATTCGGCAAAACGTAACTGGGAGGCAGTGGATTGCTAGTGAGGCATGGAGCACATCAAATATTTTAGCAACTAATGAGAACTTTCCATCATTTGgtgggacaattggcattgctatTCGCAGAGGGGAAATTCCAGAATTGGAAAACTTTCTTCTTCAGATCCAGCCTAGTTTTGATCCAAACAATAATTTGCTTCCTCGCTTCTGGGAGACAATGTTCGGATGCAAATTTCAAGACATTAGCAAACAAAATGATTCTGCACTTCCAGTCACCAAAGTTTGCACAGGATATGAAGACATAAATAGCACTAGGACTGCATATACCGATGTGTCTGAATCAAGGGCTACATATAATGTTTATAAAGCAGTGTATGCCTTAGCACATGCACTCCATCAATTAATGCTCTGTGAAAATGGAAAAGGGCCCTTTGAAAACAACACTTGTGCTGATATCAAAAGTCTGCAACCCTGGCAG tTGATGCATTATTTAAAGAAGGTAAATTTCACCAATCGACTCGGAGAAAGAGTGGTGTTTGATGAAAACGGGGATGCGCTTGCAATCTATGACGTAGTAAACTGGCAAAGAGCTGGTGATGGCTCAGTGACCATTAAAACCATAGGTGTTTATGACAAAGCAGCCAGTAAAGGACAAGAGGTTTTCCTCAGTGAAAAGGACATTTTTTGGAACTTTGATTCTGGAAAG GTTCCCAAGTCTGTCTGCAGTAAAAGTTGCCAACCTGGAACAAGAAAAGCCACCAGGAAAGGACAGCCAGTCTGCTGTTTTGACTGTTTACCGTGTGCAGATGGAGAAATTAGCAAAGAAACTG ATTCCATTGAATGCTTTCAGTGCCCATCTGATTTCTGGTCAAATCCTTCCAGGACTCAGTGCATTCTAAAAGAGATTGAATTTCTTTCATATGAAGATGCTATGGGAATAACACTCACAACAACAGCGATATTTGGAAGTTGCCTGTCTGTCAGTGTTTTAATCGTTTTTATTTACTATCGAAATACTCCAGTTGTAAAAGCCAACAATTCCGAACTGAGCTTccttttgcttttgtctttaacGCTCTGCTTCCTTTGCTCTCTATGTTTTATTGGAGAGCCTTCAAATGCAACCTGCATGTTGAGACATGTGGTGTTTGGAATCAGCTTTGTTTTGAGCATTTCTTGCATTCTTGTAAAAACAATTGTTGTCATTATGGCCTTTAAGGCCACATTGCCGGGAAATAATATGATGAAGTGGTTTGGTGCAACACAGCAGCGAGGCACAGTCTTCATGTTTACTTTTATTCAGTCACTCATATGTGCTGTGTGGTTGACCTCAGCCCCTCCCTTTTCctctaaaaatattaaacatcaaaactcaaaaattatatttgagTGTGATGTTGGATCTTTTATTGGATTCAGTTGCCTTCTGGGTTACATTGGTTTATTGGCAGGCATCTCTTTTGTATTGGCTTTTCTTGCAAGAAATCTTCCAGACACCTTTAATGAAGCCAAGTTCATCACTTTCAGCATGCTTATCTTTTGTGCTGTCTGGATAACATTTATACCTGCCTATATCAGCTCTCCTGGAAAGTACACCGTGGCCGTCGAGATTTTTGCAATTCTGGCATCAAGTTTTGGTCTGCTTGGTGCAATTTTTGCTCCAAAGTGTTATATTATTCTGCTCAAGCCAGAAAAGAATACAAAGAAAGCTCTTATGGGCAGATAA